In Paraburkholderia aromaticivorans, a single window of DNA contains:
- a CDS encoding CopG family ribbon-helix-helix protein, with amino-acid sequence MRNLAVAARRAARSKALRRTAFAQSTPTIRRSIRISRNKPPEMHEKYVDPGKTHAFRRFVTVGLLFYNRSYWKLIIWLAMTAIATTRTLTAQVPVALAEEVDALAEQIERPKQWIIKKALIAYLAREKEKRRLIQEGLDDVDAGRVVSMEQAEEWADSLGTQNERPVPRA; translated from the coding sequence GTGCGAAATCTGGCGGTGGCCGCACGCAGAGCCGCTCGCAGCAAGGCTTTGCGACGCACTGCTTTCGCGCAATCGACGCCCACAATTCGTCGATCGATAAGGATTTCCAGAAACAAACCGCCAGAAATGCACGAAAAGTACGTCGACCCCGGGAAGACGCACGCCTTCAGACGATTCGTCACCGTGGGTTTATTGTTTTATAATAGAAGCTATTGGAAACTCATAATCTGGCTTGCAATGACCGCAATAGCGACAACCCGGACCCTGACTGCGCAGGTACCCGTGGCGTTGGCCGAGGAGGTTGACGCCCTGGCCGAGCAGATCGAACGCCCGAAGCAATGGATCATCAAGAAAGCCTTGATCGCGTACCTGGCGCGTGAAAAGGAAAAGCGACGTCTGATCCAGGAGGGCTTGGACGACGTTGACGCAGGCCGTGTGGTTTCGATGGAGCAAGCCGAAGAGTGGGCGGATAGCCTCGGAACGCAAAACGAACGGCCCGTGCCGCGTGCATGA